The genomic interval TGATTCTTGCGATGGATCGGGGGCATCGAAAATCCATTGTCCAGCTAAGCCCGCGTGCAACCCGTAAGGTTTTCACTGTTGTTGATCTTGCCAGGTTAATTGAGGCAACAACTGATGCTGATCTGCAGGAAGAGCTCAATCTGGCAGGGGATTCCGTGATCGATAGGCTGCATGCGACAGTTGAGGCTGCTCGTCTTAGCCGCAGTGAATTGAATCCTCTGGATAACCTCGCAGATGAAGATATTGTTGACCCGTACGGAAAGAGTCAATCGGTTTATGAGGCATCGGCGAGTCAGCTAATTCCAGCTATTCGTTTGATTGCTTCTTATTTGAACAAAGCACTGGAGTCTGCGTAATGGCGAGGAAGTATCGGGTGGGTCAACGCCAACGTGGTTGGTCTATATGGTTAAGCATTCTTGTTATTGTCGTGCTTTTGGTTGGGGCTGGAGCGCTTTCGGTTTTTGCCCTTAAAAGCGTAAAAGAAAACGATAAAAACGAAGGCTTTTCGACGACTAAAGCTGCCTCCGTAGAGCAAATAAGCTCTGAAACTTCCGAAGAAAGCCCCGAGGAAGCACCGGCAGAGATTTCAGAGTCGGAAGAAATCTCTGCTGAGCAGGCCTCGTTGCCACTCGTGGCGCCACAGCGGCAGATTGCACAATTTGAAAATCTAGCTGTGCGATCCCAAGTTGGTACGTGCACTGATCCTGGAACACTCGAAATCTCCACTGATGGTGGACAAGCTTGGTCCACATCAGCGTCATTTACAGCAACCACGGCGACACAAGTGCTTCGCTTGATTCCGGTGAGCACTTCAAACATCTTTGTTGTTGCACTGAATGCTGATTGCGAGCCACGGATTTACGGAACAACTGATCAAGGTGCAACGTGGCAACAACCAGTTTCAGCAGTAGGAACCTGGTACTTAGATCCTTCTAACCCAACGCAGCTAACGGCTCCCGGTGGGGCTAAAGCAATTAGCTGTGAGGCAATCTCGATCGCCCCAAGAACTGACAGCAACGTTGATGTGCTGTGTGCAGATGGATCGCTGACTTCCACCTCTGATGGAGGAGCAAGCTGGTCAGAGCCCGTTGCGGGTGCTGGTGTATTTAATGTCGCGCACTCAAATGGTGATTGGTTGCTGATCGCTCAAGACCCTGATCAATGCACAGGAATCCAACTAAGTGACACTCTTCCTGTTGCTGAGGGAGCTACATGCGTGCATGCTGAACTCGGTGAATCCGATGCCGGACAGATCGCAGCAACTCAATTTGGAGATTCAGTTTTAGCCTGGGTTGGCGAAACCCAATTTATTTCAAAAGATGGTGGACAAACATGGCAATAAGCATTGGTAAAGCAGGACAGAACTTAAAAGGGTCAGTGCCTATCGGAAAAGTCCTTTTTCTCATTGATGCCCTTGCCTGGATTTCTGCACTATTTATCGGTGTGGTTTTGCGGTATGAATTCAATCTGAGTTCTATCAACTGGAGTGCGTTTGCATGGTTCGGGCTTGCTGCAGTTATTTTGCAGTTTGTTCTCGGACTTTCTCTCCATCTTTACCGCAAGGGATTACGTCACCTTTTCGGTAGCTTCGAAGATACACTAAACGTTTCTATCTCGGTCATTGTTGTCGGTGTTGTCCTTTGGATCGCCTCACTATTTGTTGGTCAGCGTTGGGAAATCTCACGCGGTGTCATGCTGCTAGTTATCCCGCTTGCTCTCGTATTCGTATTGGCAGTGCGTTATCTCGCGCGTATGCGAGTTGAGCGTCTTCGTCGTCCGGCTGCGGATTCCACACCAGCATTGATTCTTGGTGGTGGATACATCGGTACCAACCTGATCCAGTGGATGATGTCCGATCCTAAGTCGCCTTTCCGCCCAGTCGGCGTTATTGATGATAACCCTGAATTAGCATGGCAACGCGTACGTGGTGTGCCGGTTCTTGGCAAGTTTGATGATATCGCCCAAGTTGCATCAGACACTGGCGCAGAACTTCTTATCGTTGCTATTGGTGATGCCGACTCTGCACTTTTAAGGCGTGTCCAAGATACCGCTAATAAAAATGGTCTTTCAGTAAAGGTAATGCCGGCTATTGACCGCGTCGTTTCTAAGGGCGTTCGTGGAAACGATTTGCGTGATCTCTCTATTGAAGATTTGCTTGGACGTCAACCTGTTGAAACCAATGTTTCAGAAATTACTGGCTATCTAACAGGTAAGCGTGTTCTTGTTACCGGTGCAGGTGGGTCAATTGGTTCCCAGCTATGTACGGAAATTGCCAAATACGGACCTGCTGAGCTTATGATGCTTGATCGCGATGAGACTGGTTTGCAGCAGGTTCTGATTAACGTTGCTGGTAACGGTTTGTTGGATACGGATGCTGTGGTTCTTGCGGATATCCGCGAAGCAGACGCGATGAAAGAGATTTTTCTCAAGCGTAAACCAGAAGTTGTCTTCCATGCAGCAGCATTAAAGCACTTGCCAATGCTGGAGCAGTATCCAGATGAGGGCTGGAAAACAAACGTTCTAGGAACTCTTAACGTTCTTGCTGCCGCAGAAGCTGTTGGTGTTGAGACTTTCGTCAATATTTCCACCGATAAGGCAGCTAATCCAACCAGCGTCTTAGGGCACTCAAAGCGAGTCGCTGAAAAGCTGACTGCCTGGTATGGACAGAATTCCACCAGCAAGTACCTATCGGTTCGATTTGGAAACGTCATTGGTAGCCGTGGATCGATGCTCCCGACTTTCACCAGGCTAATCATGGAAGATAAACCGCTAACAGTGACGCACCCGGATGTCACTAGGTTCTTCATGACAATTCCTGAAGCTTGCCAATTGGTCCTGCAAGCCGGTGGTATTGGACGTTCCGGCGAGGTTCTCATCCTTGACATGGGTGAGCCTGTAAGCATCCTTGAAATTGCACAGCGCATGATCGCAATGTCCGGTAAAGATATTGACATCGTGTTCACCGGCCTTCGCGAGGGCGAAAAGATGCACGAAGAGCTGGTTGGTGATGGTGAAACCGAAGATCGTCCATTCCACTCAAAGATTTCGCATGCACATGCAGAAAGCCTCGCTCCTAATAATCTCGATAGAGATCGATTTATGCAACGTGCTGGAAAACTAGCTTCAACAGATTCGGAGATCATCTAAATGACTAATGAACGAATTTTTCTATCATCGCCAGATGTAACACAGTTAGAGGAAGACGCATTGGTACGCGCAATCCGATCAGGATGGATTGCACCGCTTGGTCCAGAAGTTGATGCGTTTGAGCAAGAACTTGCTGAGTATTGTGGCCGCAAATATGTTGTTGCACTTTCATCGGGTACTGCAGCCCTCCACTTAGGTCTATTAGCACTAGGCGTTGGAGAAGGAGACTTGGTTCTTACATCATCAATGACTTTTGCAGCGACCACCAACGCAATTGTTTATACGGGTGCTGAGCCAATTTTCGTGGACTGCGATGAATCTGGAAATATGGATCCAGATCTTTTAGAAAAAGCCTTTGCTGAGCTAAAGAGTGAAGGAAAGGAAGTAAAGGCTGTAGTACCTGTCGATCTACTTGGCAAAGTTGTTCAGCACGAGAAGATTAAAAAGATTGCTGATGAATACGGGGCAGTAGTGCTTTCTGATGCCGCTGAATCCTTGGGCGCCATTCGCAATGGAAAGTCTGCTGCAGCATATGGAGTGGCGGCAGCGGTTTCCTTCAACGGAAACAAAATTATGACTACCAGCGGTGGTGGAGCTTTGTTAACTGATGACAAGGATATTGCAGACAACGTCCGCTATCTTGCGACACAAGCTCGCCAACCTGTAGTTCATTACGAACACACCGATGTTGGGTATAACTATCGCCTTTCAAATATCCTCGCTGCACTGGGACGAGCTCAACTTTCCCGACTCGACAAGATGATTGAGCGTCGACGTCAACACCGTGCGTTCTATCGAGAATTGTTTGCAGGTGTTTCTGGAGTAGAGATCTTTGGCGAGCCATCAGGGGTCGATGGTGGCGACACTATTGATAATTTCTGGCTCACTTCTATTCTTATTGATAAAGAAGTTGCGGGATTTAGCTCTGAAGATCTTCGATCAGTTCTAAATCAGGCGAATATTGAGTCTCGTCCCTTGTGGAAACCAATGCATCTCCAGCCAGTATTTAAGAAGTATCGTAGCTTCACCAATGAAGAAGGACAGAGGCTATTTGATTCAGGGCTTTCTCTCCCAAGCGGTTCAGTACTTGATAATGCGTCAATGAATCGTGTTGAGACTACAATTGGCCAGTTTTTGGAGAGTCAGCATGCGATCTAAGTACAAAAACTATGGCGTAGTAAAACGTGCGATTGATATTGGGGTTAGTGGCGTAGGGCTGATTATCTCTGCGCCGATTCAGCTGGCAATAGCAGCAGTTGTATTGAGAGCTCATGGTCGTCCGATTCTATTTCGTCAACCACGACCTGGGAAAGACGGTGTGGTATTTGAGATGATTAAGTTTCGAACCATGCTTGAACCAGATGAAAAACATGTAACTGATGAACAGCGTCTAACTAAAGTTGGAAAGCTTCTGCGGGAAACGAGTTTAGATGAGTTACCTACACTCTGGAATGTATTTAAAGGTGATATGAGCCTTGTAGGGCCTCGACCTTTGCTTGTTAGCTATCTGGAACATTACTCTTCTGAACAAGCTCGACGCCATGAAGTTCGTCCTGGGATTACTGGTTTGGCTCAGGTGAATGGCCGTAATCAAACTACTTGGGATGAACGACTTAAGTTGGATGTCGAATATGTGGATCGCTGTAGTTTGAAACTAGATTTCAAAATATTAATCGCCACTGTAAAAACAGTTCTTTCTAAAAAGGGCATTAGTAATGAAGGTCATGTCACGATGCCATCCTTCATTGAAGAAAGAAAATAGCAGGTAAAAATTTTACTTTCTGTATAGAGATGCGCCACCAATTTTGGTGCGTAAAAAGGCTCGACCCTGAGCAATTCTTGGGCTCGAGTCTTCTTATAGTTTACAGATGTAAAATATTTTGCATCTGAGCAGTTAGAAACGGTATGTCGGTAGTAACCGATACGATTTATTGAAGCTATTTAGTAATTGAGGACAGGTGTGTCAATGATACTAAGAAATAGGTCACGTTGTAGATCTTCTAGAGAGAATGTGATTCTCTTTGGGGCTACGACAGACATGTCAAATATTTTTTATGAAGGGATCCTGCAGAATCTAATTCAAGATGGGTGGGATGTGCACCTTGTTTCAAATCCAGGCCCAGTTGGGAAGAAATTACTGAATGGTAAAGCTCATACTATCGAGATGTCTAGAGAGATTTCAATAGGTACCGATGTTAAATCATTATTTAATTGGGTGCTATTGCTTAGGAAAATTCGTCCAAGAGTGCTGATAGTTGGAACTCCGAAAGCTTCATTGCTGGGAGTCGTGGCAGCACGAATTGCTCGAGTGCCACGAATTGTCTATGTGGCACATGGGCTGCGCTCTGAAACTGTTTTAGGCTTAAAAAAGAAGATTCTAGTGTTTTTGGAATATTTGACCCAGTTGTTTGCACATCAAACTTTGGCTGTAAGTCATTCTCTGAAGAAAGCAATTGAAGATGCGCACCCTCGTTTTAAAGGAAGAGTGCAAGTCTTAGGTTATGGCAGTATGAATGGAGTTGAGCTTGATCGCTTTAGAGTTCCATCCCTTGAAGAGAAATTATCTGCTCGTAATGCTTTAAACCTGCCTAGTAAATCTGTCATTGTTGGTTTTGTCGGCAGAATAAATAAAGATAAGGGAGGAGATCTTCTCGCTGCTCTTACAAAACATGAGGCTTTTACCCGATTGCGACTGCATCTCTTAATTATTGGTGAATTGGAAGACGATGACTTGCGAGAAGCATTCATTAAATTAGTTAATGAAGGGCAGGTTACGATTACAGGATGGATTGATTTCCCTGAAGAACCATTAGCTGCAGTTGATGTTTTGCTTCACCCAACTCAGCGAGAAGGTTTAGGTATGTCTTTGCTGGAAGCTCAGGCTATGGGAGTGCCTGTATTGACGAATGCTGTGACTGGAACAGTTGATGCAGTAACAAGTGGAGAAGGTGGCTTTTTTGCCGATGACGATTCTGTTGAGTCCTGGGTTTCTAAGATTGATTTATTAGTTTCCGATCCTAAGTTAAGAGACCGGATGGGACGTGCTGGTCGCCAGTTTGTGTCAGCTCGTTTCAATCGTGATGATGTCGCAGCTCGTTTCAGTCATTTCGTGGAACAATTCAAAAAATAGGGCTCATTCAATTTCAATATTCAGATAAATGGGAAGGGGTTCTTTTTTCAACTTTTACCTATTGGTGCGAAGAATCAGATCCACCCTATTGATCTGAACATTAAAACGAAATGTAGCTAATTTAGATCGCGAATTTATATGGAAGAAGACCGATGGCAAATACTAGAGATGAAGCTACTGAAGTACCTGAAGATGGCTCTTTGAGGAAGGGCGCAGCTCGGGGATCCGCTATCACTTTAGTAGGGCAGATTACGAGAATTTTGATTCAGTTACTCAGCGTAATCTTACTAGCTAGATTAATTCCTCCTGCAGATTTTGGTTTATACGCTATGGTCCTTGCAGTTTCAGGCGTGGCTCAGATCTTTCTCGATCTAGGGTTTTCTATGGCGGCCCTGAGATCACGTGATCTAACTAAGCAACAACATTCAAATCTATTTTGGATTAATACTTCCGCTGGTTTTCTTCTATTTATTATTATTTTTTCACTTGCGATTCCTTTAGCAACTTTCTATGGAGATGATCGATTAATAAGGGTTACACAGTGGATATCTATTGTGTACCTGTTGGGGGGAATCACTGCTCAGTTTAGGGTCCATTTAAATCGTCACCTGCGATTTGGAGCTTTATCTCTTGCAGATGTTTTAGCACCGTTGGTAGCTCTCGTAGTGGCCGTAATTATGGCAATGAAGGGTTATGGAGTTCAAGCTCTTGTGGTTCAAACAATATTGAACTACTTAGTTATGCTGGTTTTGGTTGTCGTGATGGCCCGGTGGGTTCCGAGTTTTCCTCGTAAGACTCCCGGTATGAAGCCATTGCTTACTTTTGGTATGGGACTTGGCGCGACTAGATTCTTATCTTATTTAACTCAAAATATTGATAGTATTATTATTGGCCGGGTGATGGGGCCAGTTCAGCTCGGGTTTTATGATCGTGCATTTAGGCTGGCAGTCGCACCTGTTGTGCAAATTAGTTTCCCATTCACACGTGTAGCAATACCATTTTTAGTTCGTGTAATGGATGATGGAAAAAAGTATGTTGCCGCACTACGTGAAGCTCAAATGGTCGGCATCTATGGAACTGCTAGTTTTCTTTTGGTTTTTGGCGGTATGGCTACACCAATTGTGACCTTAATTTTTGGTCCTGATTGGGTAGAAGCGGGACTTCTGATGACAATTCTATGCATAGGTGCAATATTCCGTACATTGCAACAGGTTGCTACTTGGGTATTTATGTCAAAAGGACTGTCCGGGGCATTGCTGAAGCTAAATCTTGTCATGCAACCGGTGATCGTATTGTTAATCATCGGTGGTGCTCGATGGGGCACGGTTGGTGTTGCATGGGCAGGGACTCTGGGATACTTTCTGTTTTGGTTGGTCTCAATAGCTTGGGCAAGTTATGCCACTAATTTAAATTTGTGGAGTTTAGTCACAAATCCTCTAGAGATTATCGGTAAATTTAGCCTTCCTGCGGGGCTTATTACTTTTGCGATTTCGTCAAATTCATCCCTTTCGCTATTAACACAGTTCTTGGCATCTATTGGTGGTGCATTGATTTGGTTTGTATTCATTTATTGCATCTCAAAGAAGATTAAAAAAGATATTCGCCGACTAGTTGGAATCGGAATGCTAGTTTTAAAGAGGCGTTGAGGGGTAGTATCGCGTAAGTTTATTAGTGGTTAGCGTAGATTTTTCGAATTGAAGATGTTTCTGAAAGGTATTTAGATATGTATGCAGAAATTAATGGCGGTTTTATTCCAGAGGGCACCGTGCGGGTAAGCGGCGCAAAAAACTCTGCTACTAGACTTCTCGCGGCGGCACTGCTAACCGATGAGGTGGTGCATCTTGGTAATTTCCCAACCAAGCTTGTGGATGTTGAACATAAAATTCGCTTTATTGAAGAGCTTGGCGGAAAAGTGCATGTCGACCATGATGAGCAAATTTTAGTAGTTGATGCTAAGGATCTTGCAGCGCGAGAAATGACTACTGATGAACTGAATATTCCGATTCGAACTACTTATCTCCTAGCAGCAGCGCAGATTGGGCGTGGGGAAATTGCTCGAGTTCCTTTTCCTGGGGGGTGTGCTATTGGAGGAGGTCCTGCTGGCGGACGAGGATATGATCTTCATCTTATGGTCTGGGAACAGCTAGGTTGTAAAATTCTTGAAAAAGATGATCACATTGAAGTAACTGCACCCCAGGGCTTTATCGGGGGAGTTATTGACTTTCCTATTTCTACTGTGGGAGGCACTGAAAACGCGTTACTATGCGCAAGTATTGCTTCAGGGGATACTAAAATTGCCAATGCTTATATTACCCCTGAGATAACTGATCTTATTGAACTTCTGCGACGTATGGGTGCGGAGATCACTGTCTACGGTACCAGCCGTATTCATGTAAAGGGTCGAGCAGGTCTTTTGCAGGGCGCATATATGGACGTAATGCCGGATCGTATTGAGGCATTGACGTGGATCGTGTATGGAATTATTTCAGGCGGAAGGATTACCGTCGAAGGTGTTCCATTTAGCTCGATGGAAGTTCCTTTTATCCACCTTGAGAAGGCTGGAGTGGATCTTTTCCGTAATTCAAGTTCCGTATATATTACACCAGAATGCTTGCCTTCAGGCTCAGTTCAGCCATTTGAGCTAGCGTGTGGAACTCACCCCGGAGTAATTTCGGACATGCAGGCACTTTTTGTTCTTTTAGGATTAAAAGGTGCAGGAACTTCACGCGTCTATGACTATCGATACCCAGAAAGAATTGCATTTGTTGAGGAATTGACAAATCTAGTTTCGGGCGACAAATTAAGTGCAGAGGCTGGCAAGATCACTATCCAGGGAGATGCTACTTTCCGGCCAGGATATGCGAACTCAACTGATCTACGTGGTTCTATGGCTGTTGTTTTAGCGGCGCTTTGCGCTGATGGAAAGTCCACGATTAATAACGTCCATATGGCGTTACGTGGGTACAACGAGTTGGATAAAAAACTTCGTTTACTTGGTGCGGATTTAACTATCAGAGAAGGCGAAGTTCCTTCACCTTAAGAACGAAAGTTTTACATTGAATGATTTTAAGAAAGTCTCCGAAAGTCTTGAGACCGCATTGCGTAATGAGTTCGACTTTCGGTTCGCTACCGAAGTCTCATTGAAGGAGATATCGCGTTGGAGGATCGGAGGTCCTGCAGCTGTATTTGCTGAGCCTAGTTCTATTAATGAGATCTGTGCTCTTCTTGCATTCATGAAAAATCGTCCGGAACCAGTAGTAGTTGTTGGCGGTACTTCCAATATTCTTTTTGATTCAGATGGCTTTGGTGGCTTAGTTATAAAGTTGGGTGAAAATTTTAGCAACTTTATAATTGAAGGCAGCCGTATTCGTGCTCAAGCTGGTGCTTCGGTACCTCAACTAGTGCGTGCTGTTGCG from Corynebacterium glutamicum ATCC 13032 carries:
- a CDS encoding lipopolysaccharide biosynthesis protein yields the protein MANTRDEATEVPEDGSLRKGAARGSAITLVGQITRILIQLLSVILLARLIPPADFGLYAMVLAVSGVAQIFLDLGFSMAALRSRDLTKQQHSNLFWINTSAGFLLFIIIFSLAIPLATFYGDDRLIRVTQWISIVYLLGGITAQFRVHLNRHLRFGALSLADVLAPLVALVVAVIMAMKGYGVQALVVQTILNYLVMLVLVVVMARWVPSFPRKTPGMKPLLTFGMGLGATRFLSYLTQNIDSIIIGRVMGPVQLGFYDRAFRLAVAPVVQISFPFTRVAIPFLVRVMDDGKKYVAALREAQMVGIYGTASFLLVFGGMATPIVTLIFGPDWVEAGLLMTILCIGAIFRTLQQVATWVFMSKGLSGALLKLNLVMQPVIVLLIIGGARWGTVGVAWAGTLGYFLFWLVSIAWASYATNLNLWSLVTNPLEIIGKFSLPAGLITFAISSNSSLSLLTQFLASIGGALIWFVFIYCISKKIKKDIRRLVGIGMLVLKRR
- a CDS encoding glycosyltransferase family 4 protein, coding for MSNIFYEGILQNLIQDGWDVHLVSNPGPVGKKLLNGKAHTIEMSREISIGTDVKSLFNWVLLLRKIRPRVLIVGTPKASLLGVVAARIARVPRIVYVAHGLRSETVLGLKKKILVFLEYLTQLFAHQTLAVSHSLKKAIEDAHPRFKGRVQVLGYGSMNGVELDRFRVPSLEEKLSARNALNLPSKSVIVGFVGRINKDKGGDLLAALTKHEAFTRLRLHLLIIGELEDDDLREAFIKLVNEGQVTITGWIDFPEEPLAAVDVLLHPTQREGLGMSLLEAQAMGVPVLTNAVTGTVDAVTSGEGGFFADDDSVESWVSKIDLLVSDPKLRDRMGRAGRQFVSARFNRDDVAARFSHFVEQFKK
- a CDS encoding UDP-N-acetylglucosamine 1-carboxyvinyltransferase; translation: MYAEINGGFIPEGTVRVSGAKNSATRLLAAALLTDEVVHLGNFPTKLVDVEHKIRFIEELGGKVHVDHDEQILVVDAKDLAAREMTTDELNIPIRTTYLLAAAQIGRGEIARVPFPGGCAIGGGPAGGRGYDLHLMVWEQLGCKILEKDDHIEVTAPQGFIGGVIDFPISTVGGTENALLCASIASGDTKIANAYITPEITDLIELLRRMGAEITVYGTSRIHVKGRAGLLQGAYMDVMPDRIEALTWIVYGIISGGRITVEGVPFSSMEVPFIHLEKAGVDLFRNSSSVYITPECLPSGSVQPFELACGTHPGVISDMQALFVLLGLKGAGTSRVYDYRYPERIAFVEELTNLVSGDKLSAEAGKITIQGDATFRPGYANSTDLRGSMAVVLAALCADGKSTINNVHMALRGYNELDKKLRLLGADLTIREGEVPSP
- a CDS encoding DegT/DnrJ/EryC1/StrS family aminotransferase is translated as MTNERIFLSSPDVTQLEEDALVRAIRSGWIAPLGPEVDAFEQELAEYCGRKYVVALSSGTAALHLGLLALGVGEGDLVLTSSMTFAATTNAIVYTGAEPIFVDCDESGNMDPDLLEKAFAELKSEGKEVKAVVPVDLLGKVVQHEKIKKIADEYGAVVLSDAAESLGAIRNGKSAAAYGVAAAVSFNGNKIMTTSGGGALLTDDKDIADNVRYLATQARQPVVHYEHTDVGYNYRLSNILAALGRAQLSRLDKMIERRRQHRAFYRELFAGVSGVEIFGEPSGVDGGDTIDNFWLTSILIDKEVAGFSSEDLRSVLNQANIESRPLWKPMHLQPVFKKYRSFTNEEGQRLFDSGLSLPSGSVLDNASMNRVETTIGQFLESQHAI
- a CDS encoding polysaccharide biosynthesis protein; the protein is MAISIGKAGQNLKGSVPIGKVLFLIDALAWISALFIGVVLRYEFNLSSINWSAFAWFGLAAVILQFVLGLSLHLYRKGLRHLFGSFEDTLNVSISVIVVGVVLWIASLFVGQRWEISRGVMLLVIPLALVFVLAVRYLARMRVERLRRPAADSTPALILGGGYIGTNLIQWMMSDPKSPFRPVGVIDDNPELAWQRVRGVPVLGKFDDIAQVASDTGAELLIVAIGDADSALLRRVQDTANKNGLSVKVMPAIDRVVSKGVRGNDLRDLSIEDLLGRQPVETNVSEITGYLTGKRVLVTGAGGSIGSQLCTEIAKYGPAELMMLDRDETGLQQVLINVAGNGLLDTDAVVLADIREADAMKEIFLKRKPEVVFHAAALKHLPMLEQYPDEGWKTNVLGTLNVLAAAEAVGVETFVNISTDKAANPTSVLGHSKRVAEKLTAWYGQNSTSKYLSVRFGNVIGSRGSMLPTFTRLIMEDKPLTVTHPDVTRFFMTIPEACQLVLQAGGIGRSGEVLILDMGEPVSILEIAQRMIAMSGKDIDIVFTGLREGEKMHEELVGDGETEDRPFHSKISHAHAESLAPNNLDRDRFMQRAGKLASTDSEII
- a CDS encoding sugar transferase yields the protein MRSKYKNYGVVKRAIDIGVSGVGLIISAPIQLAIAAVVLRAHGRPILFRQPRPGKDGVVFEMIKFRTMLEPDEKHVTDEQRLTKVGKLLRETSLDELPTLWNVFKGDMSLVGPRPLLVSYLEHYSSEQARRHEVRPGITGLAQVNGRNQTTWDERLKLDVEYVDRCSLKLDFKILIATVKTVLSKKGISNEGHVTMPSFIEERK
- a CDS encoding WD40/YVTN/BNR-like repeat-containing protein — protein: MARKYRVGQRQRGWSIWLSILVIVVLLVGAGALSVFALKSVKENDKNEGFSTTKAASVEQISSETSEESPEEAPAEISESEEISAEQASLPLVAPQRQIAQFENLAVRSQVGTCTDPGTLEISTDGGQAWSTSASFTATTATQVLRLIPVSTSNIFVVALNADCEPRIYGTTDQGATWQQPVSAVGTWYLDPSNPTQLTAPGGAKAISCEAISIAPRTDSNVDVLCADGSLTSTSDGGASWSEPVAGAGVFNVAHSNGDWLLIAQDPDQCTGIQLSDTLPVAEGATCVHAELGESDAGQIAATQFGDSVLAWVGETQFISKDGGQTWQ
- a CDS encoding low molecular weight phosphatase family protein — translated: MSNSFTILTVCTGNICRSPLAKQLLELELPGADIIRVDSAGVQAMVDSPMPEQSLEIARKQGIENPEEHRAKQITEELVNQSDLILAMDRGHRKSIVQLSPRATRKVFTVVDLARLIEATTDADLQEELNLAGDSVIDRLHATVEAARLSRSELNPLDNLADEDIVDPYGKSQSVYEASASQLIPAIRLIASYLNKALESA